GGGCCGTGTCGACGTTTCGGCGCACCCCTTCACCTCGGGCGCGTGCCGAGACGTCCGCATCACCGTCCGCTACGACGAGGCCGACCCCTCCTACGTCGTGTTCCCGGCCATGCACGAGGCGGGCCATGCCCTCTACGAGCAGGGCTTCCTCGAGAAGTATTACTATACGCCGCTGGCCGCGGGCGTATCCATGGGCATCCACGAGTCACAGTCCAGGCTCTGGGAGAACATGGTCGGCCGCGGCCGGCCCTTCTGGGACTGCTATTACCCGAAGTTCCGGCAGGCGTTCCCGGCGTTCAAGAAAGTGCCCGTGGAGGATTTCTACCGGCACGTCAATGCCGTAAAGCGCTCGTACATCCGCACGGACGCCGACGAGGTCACTTACAATTTGCACATCATGCTCCGCTACGATGTGGAGCGGGCGCTCTTTGATGGCAAGCTCAAAACAAAGGAGGTCCCGTCGTACTGGAACGAGCTCTTCGAGAAGTACCTGGGGATCCCCGTCCCCGACGACGCGCGCGGCTGCCTCCAGGACATCCACTGGGCGGCGGGTGACTTCGGCTATTTCCCGACGTACACGCTGGGCAACCTCAACGCCGCACAGCTCTGGGCCGCCATGAAGCGGCAGGAGCCCGGCATGGAAGAAAGCATCGCGGCTGGAAACCTGGACGCGCCTCTGAAATGGCTACGCCAAAACGTGCACCGGCACGGCAAGCGCTATGACGCGGCGACGCTCATCAAAAAGGTGACCGGCGAAGCGATGAGCGAGGACTACTTCATACGCTACATCAAAGAAAAATACGGCGAGTTATATGGCATAAAGTTGTGAATTACCTTGCTCGATAAATATCGCATTGAAAATCGTTATAATTGATAATTCGCTCAGTTCTCATTATGCTTCATCGTCTTGCCGATGCATTCGCTGGAGCGGGCCTCGCGGGCTTTCCAGTAGCAGTCCTCTGAGTCGCACAGGTAGCGGCCGAACATCGCCTTCGTCGCATCCTTGCCGCAGATGCCGCACTTCTTTCCCTTGAAAAAGTCGCTGACCATCAACCATACATAACATATTTCAGGTTATAAACATTTACCTCAATTAAGATGCCAGGGATATTACGGCGGGCGTATGACGCCAAATGGGTCATCTTCGGAGTGGCCCTCATGCTATTGCTGTTGTGGGTGGTCTGGCCTTTCATCACCGTCATAGTCTATGCCATCTTCATATACTATATTGCGAAGCCCATCAAGCATAAGCTGCGGCCTTACATCAAGAACGAGTCGCTGCTCGTGGCCGCGTGCATGTTCTTATTGGTATTGCCTCTGCTGATCATCATCGGCTACACAGCATTGCTCGCCCTGTCGCAGTTCAACGCCGTCGTAACGGGCATAGGCCTTCAGTCGATGTCGCAGGGGCCGCTGACGAACATGAGCACGACCGTCTCGCACATCCTGCAGAACCTGACCATGGAGAACGTCCTATCCGGGAATATCAATGCCATCATACCCCATGACTGGTACATGGCCATCGCGGGCAACGGGGGCTCGATCGCGGGGCTCCAGCAGCTGGTTATCTCGACGGGCATGACAATCGCCGACATCATCTTCAAGGTATTCCTGATTGTGATCATCGCCTTCTACCTGCTGAGGGACGACGATAAGCTCAAGGCCTGGGTAAAACACACGTTTCCCTCCCTCCTGCACGAGCACGACGGCATGTTCGTGAAGTATTACCGGGCCGTGGACGAGGACCTCGAAAAGATCTTTTTTGGGAACATCCTGAGCATCGTCTTCTTTGCCATCGTGGCGGCGTTCATCTTTAGTTTACTGAACGTCTTCGCTCCGCCGACCATGGACATACCTTATCCCATCCTTATGGGCATTTTATGCGGCGTATCGGCGCTGGTGCCCGTCGTGGGCATGTACCTGGTCACGGTGCCCATGTTCCTCTATATCCTGGCGCACTCCCTGGTCGCCGGCACTTTCATGGCGAACATCGGCTTCTTCATCGTCATGGTGGCGGCCGTGGTCATCTTCGTCCAGACGCTGCCCGAATTCGTGCTGAGGCCCTTCATGTCCCAGGGCCAGG
This genomic window from Methanocella sp. contains:
- a CDS encoding carboxypeptidase M32, giving the protein MASAEYREFLERVKEYSILEQAAGVLTWDERTCMRPGSAPDRANQNAVLCGIMHERLTSKEMGRLIRSLKKQELSADGAVILREVERKWRLASAVPGDLVREITRTQSLATNAWARARAESRFELLEPWLKKTIDLKFKVVEHVGYEDRPYDALLDEYEPYAKSKDIDAVFARLKKKLIPLAARILNEPGLDGSVPGGKYPVSGQSAFVASLVTDMGFDMSRGRVDVSAHPFTSGACRDVRITVRYDEADPSYVVFPAMHEAGHALYEQGFLEKYYYTPLAAGVSMGIHESQSRLWENMVGRGRPFWDCYYPKFRQAFPAFKKVPVEDFYRHVNAVKRSYIRTDADEVTYNLHIMLRYDVERALFDGKLKTKEVPSYWNELFEKYLGIPVPDDARGCLQDIHWAAGDFGYFPTYTLGNLNAAQLWAAMKRQEPGMEESIAAGNLDAPLKWLRQNVHRHGKRYDAATLIKKVTGEAMSEDYFIRYIKEKYGELYGIKL
- a CDS encoding AI-2E family transporter, which codes for MPGILRRAYDAKWVIFGVALMLLLLWVVWPFITVIVYAIFIYYIAKPIKHKLRPYIKNESLLVAACMFLLVLPLLIIIGYTALLALSQFNAVVTGIGLQSMSQGPLTNMSTTVSHILQNLTMENVLSGNINAIIPHDWYMAIAGNGGSIAGLQQLVISTGMTIADIIFKVFLIVIIAFYLLRDDDKLKAWVKHTFPSLLHEHDGMFVKYYRAVDEDLEKIFFGNILSIVFFAIVAAFIFSLLNVFAPPTMDIPYPILMGILCGVSALVPVVGMYLVTVPMFLYILAHSLVAGTFMANIGFFIVMVAAVVIFVQTLPEFVLRPFMSQGQVNTGLLMFAYIIGPVVFGIAGLFIAAIALVLLTHYFRIVLPSLTHAHNEKI